GCGAGGCGCCCACCGCTGCCTCGCCGCGTCTCCTCCTCCACAGCTTCCTGCCGATGAGGCTGTAGAGCACAGTGAGGCAGAAaacagggaggaagaagaagacgCTGGACACCCACACCATGACGCCGAGCAGTCCCGAGCGCACCGCGAACTCTGTGGCGCGGCACTCGTTGGTGTCCCGAGGGTCGGTGCCGTTCTCGTGCTCCACCCCGACCAGCACGAAGATGGGCCCGGCGCTGCAGAAGGCCACGGCCCAGATGACCAGGATGACCAGCTTCACCCGGCCCTTGGTGACCACCACCTTGGCCCGCAGCGGGAAGCAGATGGCGAAGTAGCGTTCGACGCTCAGCGCGGTGATGGTGAGCACCGTGGCGTAGGTGCAGCTCTCGCTGACGAACTGGAAGAGTTTGCAGAGCAGGTCACCCAAGTTCCAGGGCCGGTAATGCCAGAGGCGGACGAGGTCGAGGGGCATGCAGAGGAAGATGAGTAGGTCGGAGAAGGCCATGCTGGACAGGTAGAGGTTGGTGGTGGTACGCAGCTCGCGGAAGCGCGACACCACCAGCATGGTGAGCAGGTTGCCCGCGATGCCCACCACGAAGAGCGCCACGCAGGTGGCTGTGACGCCCGCCAGCAGCGGCGCGGGGAAGAGCGGCAGCAGCTCGTCCACCAGCGAGTCGTTGTCAGGGGCAGCGTCCCAGCCCAGGTCCGGCAGCGTGAGGTTGGGCCCCGGCTCCTCGCTCGGCGTCGCGTTCCACATGCTGCCGGCTCCGCTTAATTGGCTTTGAGATGCGGCTGCACTGAGAGGCTGGGTCAGGCGCTGGTCCCGGAGAAGGTCTCCTTAGGCGCAAGAGAGTGCGAGGGAGGGTGCtcggagaggaaagagaggggagaggcagcagccGAGGGAAAAGGTGAGACTGAGAGcctggggcggggaggaggggaagagagggaggcgTGAagacacacgcgcgcgcgcgcgcgcgcacacacacacacacacacacacacacacacacacacacacactggtggAGAGATGGACCGAGTGACCCACCGCTCTTTCTGGCACCTCCCCTTTTCCCCGTCCTCTCCCCCAAAGTCCTTCTCTCCCAACCCAGCCTTTGACCAGCCTCCACACAAGTACCCGTCACCCGGGCAGCCCCGTCAGCCCTGCCTCGCCTTTGCGTTCTGTCTCCAGATGCATCTCGCACTTCCCAAAGCGTCCCGGCGCGGCGCGTGGGCACGGAGGAGACCAGGCACTGCGAAGCTGGAGCGCGAGGAGCCTCTCCCTAGCCTTGGGTGCTGCCTGGCTAGGGTGGCCCAGAAGGGCAGATCACACCCGGGGTTGGGGCCGGGCACGGTGGGGAGAACACCTTCAGTTCCCGGGACCTGAGTTCTTCCTCAACAAGGGATAGAGTTGGCTACGGACCTGGTGGGGAGAAGTGAGCGTGCACAACTGGGCTTGGAAAAGGGAGGTAGGGGGTGTTCCGACCTGAAAGGAGACCAGTGCGCACCTGGGAAGAGCCTCACGCAGTCCTAGAACCGATCGCCGTGTTAGCGAGGAGAAGCAGGTTCAGAGAGGTGTGgccacttgtccaaggtcacacagcgagttGGGGGCTCAAGAGCTAGACTTGGCTATCCCACCCGGTGGACTACTGAGAGCGAAGGGGCAAGATGTGTGAATAAATTGTGTTCGGATTTCCAGCCCTTTGTACAGTTCCCCAACTCGGCGGTGGTAGGGGATATGCTGTGTAGGAGATTATTTTTGCCTGCTGCAAACCTcgggggaagaggaagggctAAGGGGCGTGTTAGCGTGGCAGGGCGTGGGGGGTAGCTGTCAAAGGGGAAGCAGCAGAGACTGTAAGGCTGGCACGTCGAGGGCGCACAGTAAACATTTTCTGAGGCATGGACGAGAGAGATCAGCCTTTGGGTAGCTGTGTTCCCCTTTGCAAGTCATCaacctttttgttttaaatgtcgAGGATGTTGTGATGGCCACTGGGAATGGATGCCAAATGCTGGGGACAGAGTTGGAGCTCCAGAAATAAGTATAGGCAGGGTTGCTGTTATTGGGGTTGCTATTGAGAAATGGGTCGGAGGCTGCCGCTACGCTCGCGAGGTGACTCTCCTGGACACGGCCTGTGCGTCCCCTGCCCAGAGCCAGGAATCGACAACCGAAGGCGCGAGACTGGCGGTTACGCGCTAACTCACTCACCAACCCGCCGGGCCTCTTTCCGCGGGCCACCCTGGGGGCAGCCCGGGAGCGTGTTCAGCACCGCGGCCAGCGACCGGCCCTTTCTACCTCGCCCCACAGCTCCCCCTCGCTGAGGCTGCCCGCCCTCACCTTTTTCAGTTCGTGCCTCAGCACCACAGTCTTGCTCCACGAGGGAGCCGGGGAGATTCCTCCCAAACCCAGACCCGTATTAAGCGGCTGCGCTGGCCGCACCTATTCACGCTCACTTACCTGTGGCCTAAATTCACTGTGTATGAGAGAGGGCTTTCCTGAAGTATTTTAGTGGGTTTGCACATGCCTTTGCCAGCCGGTTTATGTCACCTCTGCCAACTAAATTGTTAATGCTTAGAAGTCCACAAAAACCTAAGGATGAATATATGCACACGTGCATGAAAGATTCCACACATAGTGGGAGACTGAATGAGGAAGTTTAATACAGGCAACTTACTGGAAAACACGCTACATAGGTTACCAGGGCTGTGTGACAGAAAGTGTACCAAAAATCGTTTtcaactacttttaaaaaaaagattacaactaAGTCAAGCCACCAGTCActaacaagttttttttaatcaattatttgACTTTAACACTTCCCACCCTACATTATCAATAGATTTATGTGTGCAGACAAGTCTCTAGGGGGAGAAAAAGACTGGGCTAAATAAAAATACCGTAGGAAGCTATTGTTTAAGAATAAGAATCAGGAAAATATTGTGGGACGTATTTCTAGTCTACTGAGTGCTAAAGCAATAAATAAGATTTAGCAATAAGCTAAAGCTGATAAATGGGAAAAATCTTCTAAAAAATCTATCATGATAAAAATTTGGCATGTTGGCTGAAATAGCCAGATATTTAACTGCAttcaattattttccaaaataaagacaaatctGTATTGTGTCATGAAGAAAAAACAGGGGATAGTATTgaaattgattcattcatttacaacccataatattataaaaatatataaaactgtctattagtatgtgctaggcactgggaataacaaaataaataaaagtcagaaAGGTCCTGTATTGCAATTCCAGTACAGTTTGATACGTGCATTTAAAGAGGCATGTACAAGGAGCTCTGTTGAAATATGGAGAAACAATGAATTGCATAGAGGTTCTGCCACCTGAGTTGGATCTTCAAAGTTGAGTTCCAAAAGGTGAAGCAGAACATACTAAACTGTTCAGATGGGCACAAAACCACGTTGGAGCATAAAAGCCCAGCATGCCTTGTCCTATGAATGGTATGAGGAGTATTATTATGGATTcatggatttttatatattcaatgaGTACCCACCAAAATtatggttattttttctttttgatgcttaaATTATCCTATCTTTGTCCAATGAGATCGCCTCCAAGCTGGCTCCAGAGTCTTTTGACATGActtacttagaatttttttttttttggttgtgccgggtcttagttgcagcacatgggctccttagttgcagcaggagggCTTCTTTGTTGTGGCTTGtcggctctttagttgtggcatgtgaactcttagttgcagcatgcatgtgggatctagttccttcgccggggatcaaacccaggccccctgaactgggagagtggagtcttaaccactgcaccaccagggaagacccagacTTGCTTAGATTTTGAGAACTTTCTTGTCAGAATTTGTGGCAGTGTAAGCTACCCCTTGCTCACCTTGGAAGTTCCCTACTCTAT
This DNA window, taken from Physeter macrocephalus isolate SW-GA chromosome 1, ASM283717v5, whole genome shotgun sequence, encodes the following:
- the GHSR gene encoding growth hormone secretagogue receptor type 1, which codes for MWNATPSEEPGPNLTLPDLGWDAAPDNDSLVDELLPLFPAPLLAGVTATCVALFVVGIAGNLLTMLVVSRFRELRTTTNLYLSSMAFSDLLIFLCMPLDLVRLWHYRPWNLGDLLCKLFQFVSESCTYATVLTITALSVERYFAICFPLRAKVVVTKGRVKLVILVIWAVAFCSAGPIFVLVGVEHENGTDPRDTNECRATEFAVRSGLLGVMVWVSSVFFFLPVFCLTVLYSLIGRKLWRRRRGEAAVGASLRDQNHKQTVKMLAVVVFAFILCWLPFHVGRYLFSKSFEPGSLEIAQISQYCNLVSFVLFYLSAAINPILYNIMSKKYRVAVFKLLGFEPFSQRKLSTLKDESSRAWTESSINT